The following are from one region of the Nicotiana tabacum cultivar K326 chromosome 3, ASM71507v2, whole genome shotgun sequence genome:
- the LOC107830258 gene encoding U-box domain-containing protein 5 isoform X3 has translation MLAAEISQLVADLRAGIFRLDPSEEEARKVLRELLQQYTSTTHSGDKYVVEAIQIAMQKLHITSPKNLLIEKRSIKKQLEKVVEGDPAKRRILLLFLNLLNKNGKSIVAEQTENESLQHEDSISFGNQYEVESRLRFHHDDAQRDIFNSSLIPDEFKCPLSLRLMYDPVVIASGQTYERFWVEKWFAQGNDTCPKTKRKLVHLSLTPNNSMKDLISKWTAAHGVSVVDPSVQAAVGHSWESSSTSIASLSCSMIDLSLPIDFSNLSMGSSDAGSASHFLHAKMPNDFNVVSRESSGNFHKVQSGGSINEMELDRLNSLSWESQCTLVGNIKNMLKHNNRACDWMPSEKFIQNLFRFLKDAYKSHDLDAQLLGCQSLLAVLDKCGSSIPYLSDDAFALLTSLLGSEVSKEALSVFEVLSRHQHCQHKIAVSGALTTFLEILDAHGRELQESAIKILCNMSGSSKIGSLIAPSELFPKLVPFLEDMSLARDCVIILQNLCINEDARIAIAETDGCIGSVVKVLERDSRKDQEHAVSFLLSLCSQKVQYCQLVMNEGVIPELVNVSVNGNNKAKAMALELLRVLRGEVSDIAESFESDVHIPNIIDSTQQKSCSKSRGLFGKLFSKRTSAATKRIK, from the exons ATGCTGGCTGCAGAG ATATCGCAACTGGTTGCTGACCTGAGGGCTGGGATATTCAGGTTGGACCCATCCGAAGAGGAGGCAAGAAAGGTTTTGAGGGAATTACTTCAGCAGTATACATCTACAACACATTCAGGGGACAAATATGTTGTTGAGGCTATTCAAATTGCTATGCAGAAGCTGCATATTACATCTCCAAAGAATCTTTTGATAGAGAAACGATCAATAAAAAAGCAGCTGGAGAAAGTTGTGGAGGGTGATCCAGCAAAGAGGAGAATCTTATTGCTCTTTCTGAATCTTctcaataaaaatggaaaatcaatTGTGGCAGAGCAAACAGAGAACGAATCTCTGCAGCATGAAGACTCCATCTCATTTGGAAATCAATATGAAGTGGAATCTCGTCTGAGATTTCATCATGATGATGCTCAAAGGGATATCTTCAATTCCTCTCTAATTCCAGACGAGTTCAAATGTCCTTTATCTTTGAGACTAATGTATGATCCTGTTGTCATTGCTTCTGGACAAACATATGAAAGATTTTGGGTTGAGAAATGGTTTGCGCAAGGTAATGATACATGTCCAAAAACGAAAAGGAAATTGGTCCACTTGTCGTTAACCCCAAATAACTCGATGAAGGACCTAATATCAAAATGGACTGCAGCACATGGGGTCAGCGTTGTTGACCCCAGCGTACAAGCAGCAGTAGGTCACTCATGGGaatcatcttccacttcaattgCTAGCTTGAGCTGCTCAATGATAGATCTATCTCTACCTATAGACTTCAGCAATTTATCAATGGGATCGTCTGATGCTGGGTCTGCATCACACTTTTTGCATGCTAAGATGCCAAATGATTTCAATGTGGTGTCACGGGAAAGCAGTGGCAATTTTCACAAAGTTCAATCTGGTGGAAGCATCAATGAAATGGAACTGGATCGGCTCAATTCGCTTTCTTGGGAGTCTCAATGCACCTTGGTTGGAAATATAAAAAACATGTTGAAACATAACAATCGAGCTTGCGATTGGATGCCATCTGAGAAATTTATTCAAAATCTTTTTAGATTCTTAAAAGATGCATATAAATCTCATGATCTGGATGCTCAATTATTGGGATGCCAGTCATTATTAGCAGTTCTAGATAAATGCGG AAGCAGTATACCTTACTTGAGCGACGATGCATTTGCGCTTTTGACATCATTGCTTGGTTCAGAGGTTTCTAAAGAAGCTCTTTCCGTATTCGAGGTGCTGTCCCGCCACCAACATTGTCAGCATAAAATTGCGGTGTCTGGTGCACTCACTACTTTCCTTGAAATTCTTGATGCACACGGTAGGGAATTGCAGGAATCAGCCATCAAAATATTATGTAACATGTCAGGAAGTAGCAAAATCGGTTCCTTGATTGCACCTTCGGAGTTGTTTCCTAAGCTGGTCCCTTTTCTTGAGGATATGAGTCTTGCAAGAGATTGTGTTATTATTTTGCAAAATTTGTGCATCAATGAAGATGCTAGAATTGCTATAGCTGAAACTGATGGATGCATTGGCTCAGTTGTGAAAGTGCTCGAACGTGACAGTCGCAAGGACCAGGAGCATGCAGTgagttttcttctttctttatgCTCTCAAAAGGTTCAATATTGTCAACTGGTGATGAATGAAGGAGTGATCCCTGAACTTGTGAATGTATCTGTTAATGGAAACAACAAAGCAAAGGCAATGGCTTTGGAGTTGCTGAGAGTGTTGAGGGGTGAAGTTAGTGATATTGCAGAGTCTTTTGAATcagatgttcacattcctaatatCATTGACTCTACTCAGCAGAAATCTTGTTCCAAATCAAGAGGACTTTTTGGGAAATTATTCTCAAAGCGTACTTCTGCTGCTACCAAAAGGATAAAATAG
- the LOC107830258 gene encoding U-box domain-containing protein 5 isoform X2 → MGSDAALVGQIPSPRDIKVHHHMCMELIKFVNRVSMLLPAIEEARPRCNSGIQALTGDVTLSRCKKSRNLVPVMLAAEISQLVADLRAGIFRLDPSEEEARKVLRELLQQYTSTTHSGDKYVVEAIQIAMQKLHITSPKNLLIEKRSIKKQLEKVVEGDPAKRRILLLFLNLLNKNGKSIVAEQTENESLQHEDSISFGNQYEVESRLRFHHDDAQRDIFNSSLIPDEFKCPLSLRLMYDPVVIASGQTYERFWVEKWFAQGNDTCPKTKRKLVHLSLTPNNSMKDLISKWTAAHGVSVVDPSVQAAVGHSWESSSTSIASLSCSMIDLSLPIDFSNLSMGSSDAGSASHFLHAKMPNDFNVVSRESSGNFHKVQSGGSINEMELDRLNSLSWESQCTLVGNIKNMLKHNNRACDWMPSEKFIQNLFRFLKDAYKSHDLDAQLLGCQSLLAVLDKCGSSIPYLSDDAFALLTSLLGSEVSKEALSVFEVLSRHQHCQHKIAVSGALTTFLEILDAHGRELQESAIKILCNMSGSSKIGSLIAPSELFPKLVPFLEDMSLARDCVIILQNLCINEDARIAIAETDGCIGSVVKVLERDSRKDQEHAVSFLLSLCSQKVQYCQLVMNEGVIPELVNVSVNGNNKAKAMALELLRVLRGEVSDIAESFESDVHIPNIIDSTQQKSCSKSRGLFGKLFSKRTSAATKRIK, encoded by the exons ATGGGGAGTGATGCTGCTTTAGTTGGTCAGATACCATCTCCTCGGGACATTAAG GTGCATCATCATATGTGCATGGaactaattaaatttgtaaatagaGTTTCAATGTTACTTCCAGCAATTGAAGAAGCCCGACCTCGATGCAACTCAGGAATACAG GCATTAACGGGAGATGTTACACTTTCAAGATGTAAGAAATCAAGAAACTTGGTTCCTGTAATGCTGGCTGCAGAG ATATCGCAACTGGTTGCTGACCTGAGGGCTGGGATATTCAGGTTGGACCCATCCGAAGAGGAGGCAAGAAAGGTTTTGAGGGAATTACTTCAGCAGTATACATCTACAACACATTCAGGGGACAAATATGTTGTTGAGGCTATTCAAATTGCTATGCAGAAGCTGCATATTACATCTCCAAAGAATCTTTTGATAGAGAAACGATCAATAAAAAAGCAGCTGGAGAAAGTTGTGGAGGGTGATCCAGCAAAGAGGAGAATCTTATTGCTCTTTCTGAATCTTctcaataaaaatggaaaatcaatTGTGGCAGAGCAAACAGAGAACGAATCTCTGCAGCATGAAGACTCCATCTCATTTGGAAATCAATATGAAGTGGAATCTCGTCTGAGATTTCATCATGATGATGCTCAAAGGGATATCTTCAATTCCTCTCTAATTCCAGACGAGTTCAAATGTCCTTTATCTTTGAGACTAATGTATGATCCTGTTGTCATTGCTTCTGGACAAACATATGAAAGATTTTGGGTTGAGAAATGGTTTGCGCAAGGTAATGATACATGTCCAAAAACGAAAAGGAAATTGGTCCACTTGTCGTTAACCCCAAATAACTCGATGAAGGACCTAATATCAAAATGGACTGCAGCACATGGGGTCAGCGTTGTTGACCCCAGCGTACAAGCAGCAGTAGGTCACTCATGGGaatcatcttccacttcaattgCTAGCTTGAGCTGCTCAATGATAGATCTATCTCTACCTATAGACTTCAGCAATTTATCAATGGGATCGTCTGATGCTGGGTCTGCATCACACTTTTTGCATGCTAAGATGCCAAATGATTTCAATGTGGTGTCACGGGAAAGCAGTGGCAATTTTCACAAAGTTCAATCTGGTGGAAGCATCAATGAAATGGAACTGGATCGGCTCAATTCGCTTTCTTGGGAGTCTCAATGCACCTTGGTTGGAAATATAAAAAACATGTTGAAACATAACAATCGAGCTTGCGATTGGATGCCATCTGAGAAATTTATTCAAAATCTTTTTAGATTCTTAAAAGATGCATATAAATCTCATGATCTGGATGCTCAATTATTGGGATGCCAGTCATTATTAGCAGTTCTAGATAAATGCGG AAGCAGTATACCTTACTTGAGCGACGATGCATTTGCGCTTTTGACATCATTGCTTGGTTCAGAGGTTTCTAAAGAAGCTCTTTCCGTATTCGAGGTGCTGTCCCGCCACCAACATTGTCAGCATAAAATTGCGGTGTCTGGTGCACTCACTACTTTCCTTGAAATTCTTGATGCACACGGTAGGGAATTGCAGGAATCAGCCATCAAAATATTATGTAACATGTCAGGAAGTAGCAAAATCGGTTCCTTGATTGCACCTTCGGAGTTGTTTCCTAAGCTGGTCCCTTTTCTTGAGGATATGAGTCTTGCAAGAGATTGTGTTATTATTTTGCAAAATTTGTGCATCAATGAAGATGCTAGAATTGCTATAGCTGAAACTGATGGATGCATTGGCTCAGTTGTGAAAGTGCTCGAACGTGACAGTCGCAAGGACCAGGAGCATGCAGTgagttttcttctttctttatgCTCTCAAAAGGTTCAATATTGTCAACTGGTGATGAATGAAGGAGTGATCCCTGAACTTGTGAATGTATCTGTTAATGGAAACAACAAAGCAAAGGCAATGGCTTTGGAGTTGCTGAGAGTGTTGAGGGGTGAAGTTAGTGATATTGCAGAGTCTTTTGAATcagatgttcacattcctaatatCATTGACTCTACTCAGCAGAAATCTTGTTCCAAATCAAGAGGACTTTTTGGGAAATTATTCTCAAAGCGTACTTCTGCTGCTACCAAAAGGATAAAATAG
- the LOC107830258 gene encoding U-box domain-containing protein 5 isoform X1: protein MGSDAALVGQIPSPRDIKVHHHMCMELIKFVNRVSMLLPAIEEARPRCNSGIQVLCQLNRALDKAKDILQHCSESSKLYLALTGDVTLSRCKKSRNLVPVMLAAEISQLVADLRAGIFRLDPSEEEARKVLRELLQQYTSTTHSGDKYVVEAIQIAMQKLHITSPKNLLIEKRSIKKQLEKVVEGDPAKRRILLLFLNLLNKNGKSIVAEQTENESLQHEDSISFGNQYEVESRLRFHHDDAQRDIFNSSLIPDEFKCPLSLRLMYDPVVIASGQTYERFWVEKWFAQGNDTCPKTKRKLVHLSLTPNNSMKDLISKWTAAHGVSVVDPSVQAAVGHSWESSSTSIASLSCSMIDLSLPIDFSNLSMGSSDAGSASHFLHAKMPNDFNVVSRESSGNFHKVQSGGSINEMELDRLNSLSWESQCTLVGNIKNMLKHNNRACDWMPSEKFIQNLFRFLKDAYKSHDLDAQLLGCQSLLAVLDKCGSSIPYLSDDAFALLTSLLGSEVSKEALSVFEVLSRHQHCQHKIAVSGALTTFLEILDAHGRELQESAIKILCNMSGSSKIGSLIAPSELFPKLVPFLEDMSLARDCVIILQNLCINEDARIAIAETDGCIGSVVKVLERDSRKDQEHAVSFLLSLCSQKVQYCQLVMNEGVIPELVNVSVNGNNKAKAMALELLRVLRGEVSDIAESFESDVHIPNIIDSTQQKSCSKSRGLFGKLFSKRTSAATKRIK, encoded by the exons ATGGGGAGTGATGCTGCTTTAGTTGGTCAGATACCATCTCCTCGGGACATTAAG GTGCATCATCATATGTGCATGGaactaattaaatttgtaaatagaGTTTCAATGTTACTTCCAGCAATTGAAGAAGCCCGACCTCGATGCAACTCAGGAATACAGGTACTTTGCCAGTTAAACAGAGCACTTGACAAAGCCAAGGACATTCTTCAACATTGCAGTGAATCCAGTAAACTATACTTG GCATTAACGGGAGATGTTACACTTTCAAGATGTAAGAAATCAAGAAACTTGGTTCCTGTAATGCTGGCTGCAGAG ATATCGCAACTGGTTGCTGACCTGAGGGCTGGGATATTCAGGTTGGACCCATCCGAAGAGGAGGCAAGAAAGGTTTTGAGGGAATTACTTCAGCAGTATACATCTACAACACATTCAGGGGACAAATATGTTGTTGAGGCTATTCAAATTGCTATGCAGAAGCTGCATATTACATCTCCAAAGAATCTTTTGATAGAGAAACGATCAATAAAAAAGCAGCTGGAGAAAGTTGTGGAGGGTGATCCAGCAAAGAGGAGAATCTTATTGCTCTTTCTGAATCTTctcaataaaaatggaaaatcaatTGTGGCAGAGCAAACAGAGAACGAATCTCTGCAGCATGAAGACTCCATCTCATTTGGAAATCAATATGAAGTGGAATCTCGTCTGAGATTTCATCATGATGATGCTCAAAGGGATATCTTCAATTCCTCTCTAATTCCAGACGAGTTCAAATGTCCTTTATCTTTGAGACTAATGTATGATCCTGTTGTCATTGCTTCTGGACAAACATATGAAAGATTTTGGGTTGAGAAATGGTTTGCGCAAGGTAATGATACATGTCCAAAAACGAAAAGGAAATTGGTCCACTTGTCGTTAACCCCAAATAACTCGATGAAGGACCTAATATCAAAATGGACTGCAGCACATGGGGTCAGCGTTGTTGACCCCAGCGTACAAGCAGCAGTAGGTCACTCATGGGaatcatcttccacttcaattgCTAGCTTGAGCTGCTCAATGATAGATCTATCTCTACCTATAGACTTCAGCAATTTATCAATGGGATCGTCTGATGCTGGGTCTGCATCACACTTTTTGCATGCTAAGATGCCAAATGATTTCAATGTGGTGTCACGGGAAAGCAGTGGCAATTTTCACAAAGTTCAATCTGGTGGAAGCATCAATGAAATGGAACTGGATCGGCTCAATTCGCTTTCTTGGGAGTCTCAATGCACCTTGGTTGGAAATATAAAAAACATGTTGAAACATAACAATCGAGCTTGCGATTGGATGCCATCTGAGAAATTTATTCAAAATCTTTTTAGATTCTTAAAAGATGCATATAAATCTCATGATCTGGATGCTCAATTATTGGGATGCCAGTCATTATTAGCAGTTCTAGATAAATGCGG AAGCAGTATACCTTACTTGAGCGACGATGCATTTGCGCTTTTGACATCATTGCTTGGTTCAGAGGTTTCTAAAGAAGCTCTTTCCGTATTCGAGGTGCTGTCCCGCCACCAACATTGTCAGCATAAAATTGCGGTGTCTGGTGCACTCACTACTTTCCTTGAAATTCTTGATGCACACGGTAGGGAATTGCAGGAATCAGCCATCAAAATATTATGTAACATGTCAGGAAGTAGCAAAATCGGTTCCTTGATTGCACCTTCGGAGTTGTTTCCTAAGCTGGTCCCTTTTCTTGAGGATATGAGTCTTGCAAGAGATTGTGTTATTATTTTGCAAAATTTGTGCATCAATGAAGATGCTAGAATTGCTATAGCTGAAACTGATGGATGCATTGGCTCAGTTGTGAAAGTGCTCGAACGTGACAGTCGCAAGGACCAGGAGCATGCAGTgagttttcttctttctttatgCTCTCAAAAGGTTCAATATTGTCAACTGGTGATGAATGAAGGAGTGATCCCTGAACTTGTGAATGTATCTGTTAATGGAAACAACAAAGCAAAGGCAATGGCTTTGGAGTTGCTGAGAGTGTTGAGGGGTGAAGTTAGTGATATTGCAGAGTCTTTTGAATcagatgttcacattcctaatatCATTGACTCTACTCAGCAGAAATCTTGTTCCAAATCAAGAGGACTTTTTGGGAAATTATTCTCAAAGCGTACTTCTGCTGCTACCAAAAGGATAAAATAG